One Alicyclobacillus acidoterrestris DNA window includes the following coding sequences:
- a CDS encoding glycosyltransferase family 2 protein, translating into MKHRRLSVVIAAHNEARTIGPLVRRLLQWNRKPEVIVVANGCRDGTARIAKAAGARVVRFTHQLGPDVGRAIGIGLARGDIVLVLDADMLIPLAQLEPFVRAVERGVDLALNRYPFPHTKQFHHQTAVAKHALNIFANRADLRAASLTAVPHALSRKAIETLGPMAFCVPPVAQARAMCTPGLKVELAGRVHVGKLNRVRNAAHLKAYRELILGDCLEGMAVIIRERGIRAGFTDLGRRRELGGWLAATAIAPTRVRVASVIPTQGERHLPQLVGTLGASNVDCIQLICNGVDESIAKAYEGMQNVFVDYHRHRVGHDVGRAMGCLRVDADKYFITDADIALQQGDILPFLDALDTGVDVALNRLDDILPKARQTDPPSIVKRFLNLALGRGDLGVSSLTAVPHAIRGDAVRTIGADALMVPPLAEVKAVLAGLRVQAVHAVDVVKTNEYRPHLHRASAGKPLQQLIIGDYVEAIEYLQTRLGSRGHFPDTLRRRDIAEKYMLRKGWLQEMG; encoded by the coding sequence ATGAAGCACCGTCGTTTGAGTGTGGTTATCGCCGCACACAACGAGGCTCGAACTATTGGCCCGTTGGTGCGGCGTTTATTGCAATGGAATCGCAAACCGGAGGTTATCGTCGTGGCGAATGGCTGTCGCGACGGCACGGCGCGTATCGCCAAGGCCGCCGGGGCGCGGGTCGTTCGTTTTACACATCAGCTTGGGCCCGATGTCGGACGCGCGATTGGCATCGGTCTGGCTCGAGGGGATATTGTGCTCGTCCTGGATGCCGATATGCTGATTCCACTGGCGCAGTTGGAGCCGTTTGTTCGCGCGGTGGAACGCGGTGTCGATCTCGCCCTCAACCGCTACCCTTTCCCTCACACGAAACAATTCCACCATCAGACCGCTGTGGCCAAGCACGCCTTAAATATCTTCGCCAACCGAGCAGACCTGCGTGCAGCCAGTTTGACGGCGGTACCCCACGCATTGTCGAGGAAAGCCATCGAGACGTTGGGGCCGATGGCCTTTTGTGTGCCGCCCGTCGCACAAGCGCGGGCCATGTGCACGCCAGGGCTCAAAGTTGAGTTGGCAGGCCGCGTGCATGTGGGGAAATTGAATCGCGTGCGCAACGCTGCGCACTTGAAGGCGTATCGCGAACTGATTCTCGGTGATTGTCTCGAGGGGATGGCGGTCATCATTCGCGAACGGGGGATTCGGGCAGGGTTCACCGACTTGGGGCGGCGACGCGAGTTAGGTGGCTGGTTGGCGGCTACTGCCATCGCGCCGACTCGTGTGCGTGTCGCCAGTGTCATTCCGACTCAGGGGGAACGACATTTGCCGCAGCTTGTGGGCACACTGGGGGCCTCGAACGTCGATTGCATTCAGTTGATCTGCAACGGTGTCGACGAGTCGATTGCCAAGGCGTATGAGGGGATGCAAAACGTATTCGTAGATTATCATCGCCATCGGGTGGGGCACGATGTGGGTCGAGCGATGGGATGTTTGCGGGTTGACGCCGACAAATATTTCATCACGGATGCCGATATTGCCTTGCAGCAGGGAGACATCTTGCCATTTCTGGATGCGCTGGATACAGGTGTCGACGTCGCACTCAATCGGCTCGATGATATCTTGCCGAAGGCGCGTCAGACGGATCCGCCCTCTATCGTAAAACGCTTCCTCAACCTGGCTTTGGGCCGCGGCGATTTAGGCGTGTCCTCGCTGACAGCCGTCCCGCACGCCATCCGCGGCGATGCCGTTCGCACGATTGGCGCGGACGCGCTCATGGTTCCACCACTCGCTGAAGTGAAGGCGGTACTTGCGGGTCTTCGCGTGCAAGCGGTCCATGCGGTGGACGTCGTGAAGACCAATGAGTACCGGCCGCATCTGCACCGCGCGTCGGCGGGCAAGCCGTTGCAACAGTTGATTATCGGTGACTATGTGGAGGCGATTGAGTATTTGCAAACGCGATTGGGTAGCAGGGGGCATTTCCCAGACACCTTGCGCAGGCGCGACATCGCGGAGAAATACATGCTGCGAAAAGGTTGGTTGCAGGAGATGGGATAG
- a CDS encoding purine/pyrimidine permease — protein MQGLQYGLQDRPKGAALLLSSIQWFVFSLANVITVPIVLGHAFGLSAHDIAMYTERSFFVCGVVSLLQTLIGHRYAIIEGPAGMWWGVFLILIQMTKQQHESLANLLQELEFGLIIAGIVFIILGATGLLKWIRKLFTPVVTGTFLILLALQVSSSLVEGVLGIGFRNRSTVSPEIILLSVLLMVLTLLLMFKGRGIIQSIAVLIGLIIGWILYAALGLVDPPQTHAAVFALPSLFPFGPPKIHLGVTITCVITAIILLSNLIASVQAFAGAAEDTPSNGAYTRGTLLTGVGTGLSGIFGVAGVVPLTAAASLVALTGIASRLPFIIASAAVAILGFFPFIGQWVATLPSPVGYAILFTVFAQLLGFGLRDYKRLALDQRDVFVISLAVLTGVGIYFIPSTAWSGVPPVLSYLLDNGLIVGVILVLIFEHLIFRRKQDAR, from the coding sequence ATGCAAGGACTACAATACGGCTTACAAGATAGGCCCAAGGGGGCGGCACTGCTGCTCTCATCGATTCAATGGTTTGTCTTTTCGCTGGCCAACGTCATCACCGTCCCCATTGTCCTTGGGCACGCGTTTGGGCTGTCCGCCCATGATATCGCCATGTACACAGAGCGATCATTTTTCGTCTGCGGCGTCGTCAGCCTGCTGCAAACGCTGATCGGCCATCGCTACGCGATTATCGAAGGGCCTGCCGGCATGTGGTGGGGCGTCTTCCTCATCCTCATCCAAATGACCAAACAACAACACGAATCGCTGGCAAATCTACTGCAGGAATTGGAGTTCGGCCTGATTATCGCCGGCATTGTCTTCATCATCCTCGGCGCTACCGGTCTCCTGAAGTGGATTCGCAAACTATTCACACCGGTGGTCACGGGAACGTTTCTGATTTTGCTCGCATTGCAAGTATCGAGTTCGCTCGTCGAGGGCGTACTCGGCATCGGCTTTCGCAACCGCTCCACCGTATCTCCTGAAATCATCCTATTGTCCGTTCTCTTGATGGTGCTGACGCTGCTGCTCATGTTTAAAGGACGTGGCATCATCCAGTCCATCGCTGTACTCATCGGGCTCATCATCGGCTGGATACTCTATGCGGCCTTGGGCTTGGTCGATCCGCCCCAGACCCACGCAGCCGTCTTCGCCCTGCCGTCCTTGTTTCCATTCGGCCCACCGAAGATTCACCTTGGCGTCACGATAACCTGTGTGATTACGGCCATCATCCTGCTCTCGAACCTGATTGCGAGCGTCCAGGCGTTTGCAGGTGCAGCTGAGGACACCCCATCCAATGGCGCCTACACGCGTGGCACTTTGCTCACTGGCGTAGGCACAGGGCTTAGCGGCATCTTTGGCGTCGCCGGCGTCGTCCCGCTGACGGCAGCGGCCAGCCTTGTCGCACTGACCGGCATCGCCTCTCGCCTGCCGTTCATTATCGCCTCCGCAGCTGTGGCAATTCTCGGGTTCTTTCCGTTTATCGGCCAGTGGGTCGCGACGTTGCCTTCCCCGGTCGGATACGCCATTTTGTTCACGGTATTCGCCCAACTGCTCGGATTCGGCTTGCGGGATTACAAGCGCCTGGCGCTTGATCAGCGAGACGTCTTCGTCATCTCCCTGGCGGTCCTGACAGGTGTCGGCATCTACTTCATCCCGTCCACGGCTTGGTCCGGCGTTCCGCCAGTACTCAGCTACTTGTTAGACAACGGCCTCATCGTCGGCGTCATTCTCGTCCTCATTTTCGAACATCTCATCTTTCGCCGCAAACAGGATGCCCGTTAA
- a CDS encoding MFS transporter, whose product MAEGSIERAASGIKRGVVWSLSGSHLLNDLVTTGVVPALSPLYMSTYHLNYTQTSLVVLCSYLTSSISQPLFGALTDKYPRAWLLPLGLFLSTLCLTLTGFAPNFACLLILISISGLGSGAFHPEASRGTQLASGNARGLAQAIFQVGGNSGQALGQLMMPLFLLAMGVHGLLWFFIAVACGLLLTGRIYPWYRDSLQSNSKRMREAEGDNQIGAVTLLVVIVILRSWCQIGIAVFLPFYYRQQFGMSYSLADSFTFIFLAAGAIGTFIGGMLADRMPKQRILLYSMLCSVPFALFLPFLHGALALIILIPFGFFILSSFAVTVVYCQYLLPRNVSLASGLTIGFGVGAGGIGATFFGALSDAVGLNVVFYILMFLPVLGSILSFFLPNDGRRRTAA is encoded by the coding sequence ATGGCAGAAGGTAGTATCGAACGCGCGGCCAGTGGCATCAAGCGGGGTGTGGTCTGGAGTTTAAGCGGATCCCACTTGCTCAACGACTTGGTGACAACTGGCGTCGTACCGGCGTTGTCCCCGTTGTACATGAGTACATATCACTTGAATTACACGCAGACCAGTCTTGTCGTTCTATGCTCTTATTTGACATCATCTATATCGCAACCACTTTTTGGCGCATTGACGGATAAATACCCACGTGCCTGGCTGCTTCCGCTAGGCCTATTCTTATCTACCTTGTGTCTCACGCTCACGGGCTTTGCGCCAAACTTCGCCTGTCTGTTGATTCTCATTTCCATCAGCGGCCTCGGATCCGGCGCCTTCCACCCGGAGGCATCACGCGGCACGCAGTTGGCGTCAGGCAACGCCCGAGGCTTAGCGCAGGCAATTTTCCAGGTGGGCGGCAACAGCGGTCAGGCGTTAGGCCAGCTGATGATGCCGTTATTTTTGCTCGCGATGGGCGTCCATGGCCTCCTCTGGTTTTTTATCGCCGTCGCGTGCGGCTTGTTGCTCACTGGGCGAATTTACCCGTGGTACCGGGACAGCTTGCAAAGCAATAGCAAACGTATGCGAGAGGCTGAGGGCGACAATCAAATCGGGGCCGTTACGCTTCTGGTCGTCATTGTCATCCTCAGGTCTTGGTGCCAAATCGGCATCGCCGTGTTCCTGCCATTCTACTACCGGCAGCAATTTGGCATGAGCTACAGTCTCGCCGATTCCTTCACATTTATCTTCTTGGCGGCCGGCGCCATTGGCACGTTTATTGGCGGTATGCTGGCGGACAGAATGCCAAAGCAACGGATTTTGCTGTACTCGATGTTGTGCTCTGTGCCGTTTGCGCTCTTCTTGCCGTTTTTGCATGGCGCATTGGCGCTCATCATCCTGATTCCGTTTGGCTTTTTCATCCTCTCGTCGTTCGCCGTGACCGTCGTGTACTGCCAGTACCTGTTGCCGCGCAACGTCAGTTTGGCTTCCGGTTTGACCATCGGTTTCGGCGTGGGTGCAGGCGGTATTGGCGCGACGTTTTTCGGCGCGTTGTCGGACGCCGTGGGACTCAATGTCGTCTTTTACATCTTGATGTTCCTGCCGGTGCTCGGAAGCATTTTGAGCTTCTTCCTGCCGAATGACGGTCGTCGCCGCACTGCTGCGTAA
- a CDS encoding aminotransferase class I/II-fold pyridoxal phosphate-dependent enzyme, producing the protein MIQPSQRLNQLDEGVFQELALEKRKLLASGKDVIDLSVGSPDLPPPPHAMKALVDNASAETSYGYTITGLPEFNQAVAQFYARYGVVLDAEREVLQLQGSQDGLAHLALALVNPGDTVLLPDPGYPIYEGSVRLSGGIPYPIPIDAETLHPNFDLVPKDVLERAKLMILNYPSNPTAAIATVEMFEQIISVARQYDIFIAHDFAYSELIFDNQPAISILSLPGAKEVAVEFNSLSKTFNMAGCRIGYLVGNAEVIGHLRKLKSHIDFGIFLPIQRAAIAALTTEWDGLAPQRAEYMRRRDALCSALSRHGWQIRKPSATMFVWAQTPGGQTSYSFALDLIRHAGVAVTPGSAFGPNGEHHIRMAIVHAPEVLEEAADRIGAYLAIHA; encoded by the coding sequence ATGATTCAACCATCTCAACGACTCAATCAACTAGACGAAGGCGTCTTTCAGGAACTGGCGCTAGAAAAGCGGAAGCTCTTGGCCAGCGGCAAAGACGTCATTGACTTGAGCGTGGGCAGCCCGGATCTCCCCCCACCGCCACACGCCATGAAGGCGCTCGTCGACAACGCCTCTGCCGAGACTTCCTACGGGTACACGATTACCGGCCTGCCTGAGTTCAACCAAGCAGTTGCCCAGTTCTATGCCCGCTATGGCGTCGTCCTCGATGCCGAGCGAGAGGTGTTGCAGCTGCAAGGTTCGCAGGATGGCCTCGCCCACCTCGCCCTGGCGCTGGTGAACCCCGGCGATACGGTGCTGTTGCCAGACCCGGGTTACCCGATTTACGAAGGCAGCGTCCGCTTGAGTGGCGGTATCCCATACCCCATCCCAATCGATGCAGAGACGCTCCATCCGAATTTCGATCTCGTCCCGAAAGACGTCCTCGAACGCGCCAAGCTCATGATTCTCAACTACCCAAGCAACCCGACAGCAGCTATCGCCACTGTCGAGATGTTTGAACAGATCATCTCTGTCGCGCGGCAGTACGACATCTTCATCGCCCACGATTTCGCGTACTCCGAATTGATTTTCGACAATCAGCCGGCAATCAGCATCCTGTCCCTGCCGGGTGCGAAGGAAGTCGCAGTCGAGTTCAATTCGCTCTCCAAGACGTTCAACATGGCTGGCTGCCGAATCGGTTACTTGGTCGGAAACGCCGAAGTCATCGGCCACTTGCGCAAACTGAAGTCACATATCGACTTTGGTATCTTCCTGCCCATTCAGCGCGCCGCCATCGCGGCCTTGACCACAGAGTGGGACGGTCTCGCCCCGCAGCGCGCCGAATACATGCGGCGGCGTGATGCGCTATGTTCCGCGCTGTCGCGCCATGGCTGGCAGATCCGCAAGCCATCTGCCACGATGTTCGTTTGGGCGCAAACACCAGGCGGTCAGACGTCCTATTCGTTCGCACTCGACCTCATTCGCCACGCGGGCGTCGCCGTCACCCCTGGCTCGGCCTTCGGCCCCAATGGGGAACACCACATCCGCATGGCCATCGTACACGCTCCAGAGGTCCTCGAGGAAGCGGCGGATCGAATCGGGGCATACCTAGCCATCCACGCGTGA
- the purN gene encoding phosphoribosylglycinamide formyltransferase has product MRLGFLASYNGSSMQAILRAIDTGRLAAEAAVAISNNPDAGALSAAKQAGIPAFCLNAKRCGGEEAVDGEIVRVLQAHQVDYVVLSGYMKRIGKRTLEQFPERILNVHPSLLPAFGGPGMYGMRVHTAVLESGATETGATVHLVDELYDNGRILAQTRVPVLPSDTPDSLRMRVAATEGELYIQVLQQLIQAP; this is encoded by the coding sequence ATGAGACTGGGCTTTCTTGCATCGTACAATGGTTCCAGCATGCAGGCCATCCTGCGCGCGATTGACACTGGGCGGCTGGCTGCAGAGGCGGCGGTGGCCATCAGTAATAACCCGGACGCAGGTGCGCTTAGCGCCGCGAAACAGGCGGGCATCCCCGCTTTTTGCCTGAATGCGAAGCGCTGTGGCGGCGAAGAGGCGGTCGACGGTGAAATTGTCCGCGTTCTACAGGCGCACCAAGTGGACTACGTCGTTCTCTCCGGCTATATGAAGCGAATTGGCAAGCGTACGCTGGAGCAGTTTCCGGAGCGCATTCTCAACGTCCACCCGAGTCTTTTGCCAGCGTTTGGCGGACCGGGGATGTACGGCATGCGCGTTCATACGGCCGTCCTTGAATCCGGTGCGACGGAAACGGGCGCCACAGTTCATCTGGTCGACGAACTGTATGATAACGGCCGCATTCTCGCCCAAACTCGCGTTCCGGTCCTGCCAAGCGATACGCCAGACAGCTTGCGCATGCGCGTGGCTGCGACAGAGGGCGAGTTGTATATCCAAGTCCTTCAACAGCTGATTCAAGCGCCTTAA
- a CDS encoding phosphoadenylyl-sulfate reductase, translating to MFRTADIGGDVARCAQSAAFVCPAADIFIEIEVLSDLNSLVLDEDTIQTLATKHETSAPQEILKVALERLPRVTFACSFGAEDMVILDMLARMDARVNVFYLDTHVLFKETYALIEAAKKHYRLTDLTRVEPALTLTEQAKQYGDELWQRDPNQCCNIRKVEPLKRHLQAYDGWITGIRRDQASTRAHAQAFEADKKFHLVKVNPLILWTAEDVWRYIHDHDVPYNTLHEKGYPSIGCVHCTRPVKPGEDPRSGRWVGFAKTECGLHR from the coding sequence ATGTTTCGAACGGCCGACATCGGTGGCGATGTCGCGCGCTGTGCCCAATCCGCGGCTTTCGTCTGTCCAGCCGCCGATATTTTTATTGAGATCGAGGTGCTATCTGATTTGAATAGCTTAGTGCTGGATGAGGATACGATTCAGACGCTCGCAACGAAACATGAGACGTCAGCACCCCAGGAGATCCTAAAGGTCGCATTGGAGCGACTGCCGCGCGTCACATTCGCTTGTAGTTTTGGGGCGGAGGATATGGTGATTCTGGATATGCTGGCGCGCATGGACGCTCGTGTCAACGTATTCTACTTAGATACACACGTTCTCTTCAAGGAGACGTATGCGCTCATCGAAGCCGCGAAAAAACATTATCGACTGACCGATTTGACGCGGGTCGAGCCGGCGCTCACGCTGACGGAACAGGCGAAACAGTACGGGGATGAGTTGTGGCAGCGCGATCCGAACCAGTGCTGCAACATCCGCAAGGTGGAACCATTGAAACGGCATCTGCAGGCCTATGACGGTTGGATTACGGGCATCCGCCGCGATCAGGCCTCGACCCGCGCCCATGCTCAAGCGTTTGAAGCCGATAAAAAGTTTCACTTGGTGAAAGTAAATCCGCTGATTTTGTGGACAGCAGAGGACGTGTGGCGCTACATTCACGATCACGACGTCCCCTACAACACCCTTCACGAAAAAGGATACCCGAGCATCGGTTGCGTCCACTGCACGCGCCCTGTGAAACCGGGTGAGGACCCACGCAGCGGCCGTTGGGTCGGATTTGCGAAGACGGAGTGCGGCCTACATCGTTGA